In Primulina huaijiensis isolate GDHJ02 chromosome 16, ASM1229523v2, whole genome shotgun sequence, a single genomic region encodes these proteins:
- the LOC140961339 gene encoding glyoxysomal fatty acid beta-oxidation multifunctional protein MFP-a-like isoform X2: MNSSKGRTTLDVGADGVAIITLLNPPVNSLSFDVLDSLKENYEQALRRDDVKAIVVTGAKGKFSGGFDISAFGKIHDKSVRTPKPGFVSLEILSNIVAAAKKPSVAAIDGLALGGGLEVAMACHARVSTPNAQLGLPELQLGILPGFGGTQALPRLVGIAKALEMMLTSKPVKGQDALSLGLVDAIASPDELVNVARRWALDILELKKPWINTFYKTEKLEPLREAREIFNFARAQTRKQAPNLTHPLVCIDVIEEGIVAGAHAGLLKEAQEFQTLVESDTCKSLVHIFFAQRGTTKVPGVTDSGLKPRLIKKVAILGGGLMGSGIATSLILSNFPVILKEVNDKFLQAGIGRVKANLQSRVKKGAMTQEKFEKTLSLLKGALDYEDFRDVDMVIEAVIENVSLKQQIFSDLEKCCPPHCILASNTSTIDLNLIGEKTKSQDRIIGAHFFSPAHVMPLLEIVRTQKTSPQAIVDVLDVGKKIKKTPVVVGNCTGFAVNRMFFPYTQAALLLVDRGADVYKIDRAITKFGMPMGPFRLCDLVGFGVAVATGGQFVLNFPERTYKSMLIPLMQEDKRAGEMTRKGFYIYDEKRKAAPDPELKKYIEKAREISGVSIDPKLTSFPDKDIIEMIFFPVVNEACRVLEEGIAVKAADLDISAVMGMGFPPYRGGILFWADTLGSKYICSRLEEWANSYVGFFKPCSYLAGRAAKGAPLSLTVDPVKSRL; this comes from the exons ATGAACAGCTCAAAGGGAAGAACGACACTTGATGTGGGAGCTGATGGGGTGGCCATCATCACCCTTCTCAATCCTCCCGTCAATTCTCTATCTTTTGATG TGTTGGACAGCTTAAAAGAGAATTATGAACAGGCCTTGAGAAGGGATGATGTAAAGGCAATTGTTGTCACAG GTGCAAAAGGAAAATTTTCTGGTGGCTTTGATATAAGTGCATTTGGAAAAATTCATGATAAAAGTG TGCGAACACCGAAGCCCGGTTTTGTATCTTTGGAGATTCTAAGCAATATTGTGGCAG CTGCAAAAAAGCCCTCTGTGGCTGCCATTGATGGTCTTGCCTTGGGTGGAGGATTAGAAGTTGCAATG GCTTGTCATGCACGTGTATCTACTCCTAATGCTCAATTGGGATTACCTGAGTTGCAGCTTGGGATATTGCCTGGATTTGGAG GAACACAGGCGCTGCCACGCCTTGTTGGCATAGCCAAGGCCCTTGAAATGATGTTG ACATCAAAGCCTGTAAAAGGCCAGGATGCTTTAAGTTTAGGTCTTGTGGATGCTATAGCTTCACCTGATGAATTAGTGAATGTTGCTCGTCGATGGGCTCTTGACATTTTGGAGCTTAAAAAACCATGGATCAACACTTTTTACAAAACTGAAAAGTTGGAACCTTTACGTGAAGCCAGGGAAATATTCAATTTTGCCCGAGCTCAGACCCGTAAACAGGCTCCAAACCTCACACACCCCCTAGTTTGCATTGACGTTATTGAGGAAGGCATAGTTGCTGGTGCTCATGCTGGGCTCTTGAAG GAAgctcaagaatttcaaactcTTGTCGAATCGGATACTTGCAAGAGCTTGGTCCATATTTTCTTTGCCCAGCGTGGTACCACAAAG GTTCCAGGGGTCACAGATAGTGGCTTGAAACCAAGGCTGATAAAGAAGGTTGCAATACTAGGTGGAGGGCTTATGGGCTCTGGAATAGCAACTTCATTGATTCTCAGTAATTTTCCAGttattttgaaggaagtgaatgaTAAATTCTTACAGGCTGGTATTGGTAGAGTAAAAG CAAATTTGCAAAGCCGGGTCAAGAAAGGGGCAATGACCCAAGAGAAGTTTGAGAAAACTCTTTCTTTGCTCAAGGGTGCACTTGATTATGAAGACTTTAGAGATGTGGACATGGTTATAGAG GCGGTCATCGAGAATGTTTCTTTGAAGCAGCAAATATTCTCAGATCTTGAAAAGTGTTGCCCTCCGCATTGCATTCTCGCTAGCAATACTTCTACTATTGATCTGAATTTGATTGGGGAAAAGACCAAGTCCCAGGATCGTATCATTGGAGCTCACTTTTTCAG TCCGGCCCATGTGATGCCGCTTTTAGAAATAGTTCGAACACAGAAAACATCTCCACAAGCAATTGTAGACGTGCTGGATGTTGGGAAGAAAATAAAGAAGACACCAGTTGTGGTCGGAAACTGCACTGGTTTTGCTGTCAACAGAATGTTCTTTCCTTACACTCAAGCTGCTTTATTACTTGTAGACCGTGGTGCAGATGTCTACAAGATTGATAGAGCCATCACCAAATTTGGAATGCCAATGGGTCCATTCAG ATTGTGTGACCTTGTTGGATTTGGAGTTGCCGTTGCTACTGGGGGAcaatttgttttgaattttcctGAAAGGACGTACAAGTCGATGCTGATTCCACTCATGCAAGAGGATAAGAGGGCAG GTGAAATGACTCGAAAAGGGTTCTATATATATGACGAGAAGCGCAAAGCTGCTCCAGATCCGGAGCTCAAGAAGTACATTGAGAAGGCTAGAGAGATATCCGGTGTCAGCATCGACCCAAAG TTAACAAGCTTTCCAGATAAAGATATAATTGAGATGATATTCTTTCCTGTGGTGAATGAGGCCTGTCGAGTACTGGAGGAAGGAATCGCAGTCAAGGCTGCCGATCTCGACATATCTGCCGTCATGGGGATGGGTTTTCCTCCTTACAG AGGAGGTATCTTGTTTTGGGCCGATACACTCGGATCAAAATACATCTGTTCAAGGCTGGAGGAGTGGGCGAACTCATATGTAGGATTTTTCAAGCCCTGCTCTTATTTGGCTGGACGAGCCGCAAAGGGAGCTCCCTTG AGTTTgactgttgatccagtgaagTCGCGCTTGTAA
- the LOC140961339 gene encoding glyoxysomal fatty acid beta-oxidation multifunctional protein MFP-a-like isoform X1, with protein MNSSKGRTTLDVGADGVAIITLLNPPVNSLSFDVLDSLKENYEQALRRDDVKAIVVTGAKGKFSGGFDISAFGKIHDKSVRTPKPGFVSLEILSNIVAAAKKPSVAAIDGLALGGGLEVAMACHARVSTPNAQLGLPELQLGILPGFGGTQALPRLVGIAKALEMMLTSKPVKGQDALSLGLVDAIASPDELVNVARRWALDILELKKPWINTFYKTEKLEPLREAREIFNFARAQTRKQAPNLTHPLVCIDVIEEGIVAGAHAGLLKEAQEFQTLVESDTCKSLVHIFFAQRGTTKVPGVTDSGLKPRLIKKVAILGGGLMGSGIATSLILSNFPVILKEVNDKFLQAGIGRVKANLQSRVKKGAMTQEKFEKTLSLLKGALDYEDFRDVDMVIEAVIENVSLKQQIFSDLEKCCPPHCILASNTSTIDLNLIGEKTKSQDRIIGAHFFSPAHVMPLLEIVRTQKTSPQAIVDVLDVGKKIKKTPVVVGNCTGFAVNRMFFPYTQAALLLVDRGADVYKIDRAITKFGMPMGPFRLCDLVGFGVAVATGGQFVLNFPERTYKSMLIPLMQEDKRAGEMTRKGFYIYDEKRKAAPDPELKKYIEKAREISGVSIDPKIEFAQLTSFPDKDIIEMIFFPVVNEACRVLEEGIAVKAADLDISAVMGMGFPPYRGGILFWADTLGSKYICSRLEEWANSYVGFFKPCSYLAGRAAKGAPLSLTVDPVKSRL; from the exons ATGAACAGCTCAAAGGGAAGAACGACACTTGATGTGGGAGCTGATGGGGTGGCCATCATCACCCTTCTCAATCCTCCCGTCAATTCTCTATCTTTTGATG TGTTGGACAGCTTAAAAGAGAATTATGAACAGGCCTTGAGAAGGGATGATGTAAAGGCAATTGTTGTCACAG GTGCAAAAGGAAAATTTTCTGGTGGCTTTGATATAAGTGCATTTGGAAAAATTCATGATAAAAGTG TGCGAACACCGAAGCCCGGTTTTGTATCTTTGGAGATTCTAAGCAATATTGTGGCAG CTGCAAAAAAGCCCTCTGTGGCTGCCATTGATGGTCTTGCCTTGGGTGGAGGATTAGAAGTTGCAATG GCTTGTCATGCACGTGTATCTACTCCTAATGCTCAATTGGGATTACCTGAGTTGCAGCTTGGGATATTGCCTGGATTTGGAG GAACACAGGCGCTGCCACGCCTTGTTGGCATAGCCAAGGCCCTTGAAATGATGTTG ACATCAAAGCCTGTAAAAGGCCAGGATGCTTTAAGTTTAGGTCTTGTGGATGCTATAGCTTCACCTGATGAATTAGTGAATGTTGCTCGTCGATGGGCTCTTGACATTTTGGAGCTTAAAAAACCATGGATCAACACTTTTTACAAAACTGAAAAGTTGGAACCTTTACGTGAAGCCAGGGAAATATTCAATTTTGCCCGAGCTCAGACCCGTAAACAGGCTCCAAACCTCACACACCCCCTAGTTTGCATTGACGTTATTGAGGAAGGCATAGTTGCTGGTGCTCATGCTGGGCTCTTGAAG GAAgctcaagaatttcaaactcTTGTCGAATCGGATACTTGCAAGAGCTTGGTCCATATTTTCTTTGCCCAGCGTGGTACCACAAAG GTTCCAGGGGTCACAGATAGTGGCTTGAAACCAAGGCTGATAAAGAAGGTTGCAATACTAGGTGGAGGGCTTATGGGCTCTGGAATAGCAACTTCATTGATTCTCAGTAATTTTCCAGttattttgaaggaagtgaatgaTAAATTCTTACAGGCTGGTATTGGTAGAGTAAAAG CAAATTTGCAAAGCCGGGTCAAGAAAGGGGCAATGACCCAAGAGAAGTTTGAGAAAACTCTTTCTTTGCTCAAGGGTGCACTTGATTATGAAGACTTTAGAGATGTGGACATGGTTATAGAG GCGGTCATCGAGAATGTTTCTTTGAAGCAGCAAATATTCTCAGATCTTGAAAAGTGTTGCCCTCCGCATTGCATTCTCGCTAGCAATACTTCTACTATTGATCTGAATTTGATTGGGGAAAAGACCAAGTCCCAGGATCGTATCATTGGAGCTCACTTTTTCAG TCCGGCCCATGTGATGCCGCTTTTAGAAATAGTTCGAACACAGAAAACATCTCCACAAGCAATTGTAGACGTGCTGGATGTTGGGAAGAAAATAAAGAAGACACCAGTTGTGGTCGGAAACTGCACTGGTTTTGCTGTCAACAGAATGTTCTTTCCTTACACTCAAGCTGCTTTATTACTTGTAGACCGTGGTGCAGATGTCTACAAGATTGATAGAGCCATCACCAAATTTGGAATGCCAATGGGTCCATTCAG ATTGTGTGACCTTGTTGGATTTGGAGTTGCCGTTGCTACTGGGGGAcaatttgttttgaattttcctGAAAGGACGTACAAGTCGATGCTGATTCCACTCATGCAAGAGGATAAGAGGGCAG GTGAAATGACTCGAAAAGGGTTCTATATATATGACGAGAAGCGCAAAGCTGCTCCAGATCCGGAGCTCAAGAAGTACATTGAGAAGGCTAGAGAGATATCCGGTGTCAGCATCGACCCAAAG ATTGAATTTGCACAGTTAACAAGCTTTCCAGATAAAGATATAATTGAGATGATATTCTTTCCTGTGGTGAATGAGGCCTGTCGAGTACTGGAGGAAGGAATCGCAGTCAAGGCTGCCGATCTCGACATATCTGCCGTCATGGGGATGGGTTTTCCTCCTTACAG AGGAGGTATCTTGTTTTGGGCCGATACACTCGGATCAAAATACATCTGTTCAAGGCTGGAGGAGTGGGCGAACTCATATGTAGGATTTTTCAAGCCCTGCTCTTATTTGGCTGGACGAGCCGCAAAGGGAGCTCCCTTG AGTTTgactgttgatccagtgaagTCGCGCTTGTAA